Genomic segment of Oncorhynchus gorbuscha isolate QuinsamMale2020 ecotype Even-year unplaced genomic scaffold, OgorEven_v1.0 Un_scaffold_587, whole genome shotgun sequence:
gtttttttttttttgtgaaggttTCACTTTATTAAAGATGTGGAATTACATGCACGTTGCGCCTTGGCTCATCTATGACGGAGTTTGAAGACAGTGAACGTGACAGCAAGTTTTTCAGATCACACCACTTGAGGCGGCTTTCAGTCATTTCTGTCTTACAATTCATTTTTGTATTATAATAAGActtataatatgttatgtatcCGTCTCTCTGTCAGAATGGGCTGGGCCTGCTGCACTGTGCCGCCCAGCGGGGTCATAGCAGAGTGCTGGAGTTCATCATGGAGGACCTAGTAGAGGATGTACTGCTGGACAGGGTGGACAATGTGACTGCCCCACACCACATTACCGGTTCTTCACTAGCACACTTTCTGCACTTTCCTAGTTCTTTCAAAGACCTTTCATAGCAAATTCCTTGAACTGGTATTTTCCTGGGAGTGCTTTCCTTTCTCAGTACTTTCCCAGTACTGTCCTAGGGCTTTGCTTTCCTTATACTCTCCCTGTGTGTGCTTTAGTCTCAACCCTGCCTGGTTACAGGATTTACAAGGGAAATTGATGAtgacacaatttaaaaaaatcttatttaaaaaatgtttttgatgCAGTATCACCACCCTCTGTGCACAACAGATACCTTGAGGGTTTACTATGCTACCTATTATTTATCCTGTGCCATGTTAGATGTGTTTACTAGGATGTCAAACCTGCTTGTCGCATGTTGGCTGGACATCAGTGACATCAAGCCCCACCCCCCCCAACAGCCAACTGTTGCTTACAGAGTGACATACTAGTCCCTTGCTCTGTTGGCTAAAACGGTTGGCTTGTGTGTTTGTGCAGGAGGTTATTAGTTCGAGCCCTGCTTGGGGCAGAACAGAAGACATGGTTATTCCATACTGTCAATACTTTCATACTGTCATTTGGTCATATTGTCATTAGTGTCATTTGGTCATACTGTGATGTTGTCATTACTGTTACTGTCTTCTTCTAGTTAATCCCTCACTCCCTGTTTTACTGTCAGTCTGGGAAGACAGCTTTTCACCTGGCTGCAGAACATGGACAACTAGAGGTGGTTGAGTTCCTCATCGGTATGGGCTGCACTCACGGCCTCAAGGATAAGGTAGGTTCAGACGTTGACACATgtccacacatacacacttataGGTTAATACATGATTAGGCTAGTATTACAGTAGCGAGAGAGTAAACATTAACTTTAAACACCTTTGGAAAACGCGTTTACATTACTTTTCCTGTGTGTTTGTAACTAAGATGTTATCATGTAAATATAACATGATGTctttgtgtttatatatattgTATAGGATGAAAACATGGCCATCCATCTAGCAGCCAAGCATGGACATAATGAGGTCCTGCAGAAGTTAGTTGAGACAGGAGTGGACATTGACGAGAGAAACATAGTGAGTAAAGAACATATTGTcactgtgtggtgtggtgtagggttAAAAGCAGCCCAGAAACTATATTTTATATTCAATGTCTTTCAGCTGTCGTGGTTCCTGCTTCACTTTATATGGATAATGATGAGAGAAAAAAGTTTACTATGAATTTATGTTTTGCTTCTAAACCTTTTTTGCCAGGAAATAACATTCTATTTTACTATAATAATTAGGCTTACAGCTACTTGTTCTATTTTATATGGTTGATTATTCCCTATTCAGTTGATAGAATGTAAAGCTGATGGAGGCCTGTTGTGACGTGATATTTGGTTCTCCAGGACGGACTGACACCTCTGCACCTGTCCTCTGATGGAGGTCACTATGAATGTGTCAAACTACTGCTGGAGGCCTGCTGTAATGTCAACGCGCTGACAAACGTAAGGGTCAACTTTCAATTAACTATAACTCATAAAGGCTTTATAGAGCATTCATCTATATATTCATATAGCTGTAAACGTATGGGCAGAGGACCACCTAGAAGTGGGTGCTTCCTATGCACTGACTGGGACCTTCTCTTCCAAGACAATGGTCTTAACTCTTGCAGAGACAGGAATGGATGATAATACATGATTTCTAAAGCATCTAAATGTCTTAAAGGGTTTATAAAGACTTTAAGTAAATTGTAATTAGTTTAAAGTAGTACCTGATTATCACACTTACATTTAAGACTGAATCTAAGATGGATAGATAATTGGATATATGTATAATGTCAAAGTGACAACTAATGTGTGAGACTGAGAGGTACATTAGTGAGTCTGAACTGTGACCTGTCCCACTATGTTGTTGTCTGTGCAGAAGAATATGAATGCCCTCCACTACGTGGCCCAGCACGGCTTTGAGAGGGAGACCAGTCTGCTACTGGAGGCGGGCGTCAACACAGACACGGTGGATGGTGTGAGTATGCAAGCCAACCTTTaaccatactgtacatactaCACTAGTTTGTGCATCGGTTAGCTCCCCTGTAGGAatatttggtagcacttattGCAACTTGGTTAGCTCCTCTTTCAAATTACAATAGTGAACAGCCAGGTCTTttagttaatataataataataatatatgccatttagcagacgcttttattccAACAGCTCAGAATACACCAGTAGGGTTCAGCATCTGCACCATGTCTTCTCCACTTTCTTTTTCCTACTCAGAGAATTGGTGCCACATTTGTTTGTATAATTCAGTGCATGTCCTACATTGACGTTTTCAGTgaaagtgttttatttacattattTTTAAAGGAGTAGGACAGTCCCACTCATCTCATATTTTTGTATTGGATAGAGAGtcaataaacaggtgttctgCCATGCTAGTTTTAAACCCATGCTGCAGCAGTAGGGTCCTGGAGGCAGCAGCTTAGACCACTGGATCCGCCCAAGACACAAAAGGTGTTTTTTCAGTGCCTCAGTGCAGAATAGGTTCTCTCCATAGATCTTTGTTTTAGTTTGTGTTTGAAACAAGACCACAAGCTACAGTACAACAGGCCTTTTCCTCCCACGTACCACTAATCAAAAGAGAACCATCGCACTCCCCCAGAAGCTTGGCTGGTGTGTAAAACCTGCCAATTCAGACAAACAAAGAGGTGTAATGGGTTCTTACTGAATACTTGTCTGTGTAAGTTATCCCTGATGCAGTGACcattataaaacacattgaaTAATGAAGTAAGCTTTATGCAACGTCTTTTTGAGTGCGAACTCATTACACCTCCTTGTTCCTCCCACAAACCACACCTCTGGAACTCCCTCAATGACAATCTCAAAGCTGCTCAGACTGTTGGTGCATTTAAAGCAGGCCTTAAGACTCATCTCTATCAGCTGGACTATCCTCGTTCCTAAAGCAGGCCTTAAGACTCCTCTCTATCAGCTGGACTATCCTCGTTCCTAAAGCAGGCCTTAAGACTCCTCTCTATCAGCTGGACTATCCTCGTTCCTAAAGCAGGCCTTAAGACTCATCTCTATCAGCTGGACTAGCCTCGTTCCTAGACTCCTATTGTTGTTTTCATGATATTGTTATATATTTTGAAATGTCTTGTTAAATATATTTCCTAGTTTCTATTTCATTTTATGCACTTTGAGATTATTCTTGCATAATGAAAAGCGCTTTACAagtataatttattcttatttacGTGGCATCTGTACGTGGTAACCATCAATGTGTATCtaatttgaccttgtgttttgaACAGCAACACACGTCCCCTCTTCACATCGCCGTGCTCCACAATCACACCGAGGTGGTACGGCTGCTAATAGACGCTGAATGTGATCTGGACATATCTGACAATGTGAGTAATGTTTCCACTCTCTATGGGCGTTACGCAAACACCTTACTGTATGGAAACATTCTATGCATTCAATGATTTGTTAGGCCAATGGTGCATCGTGTACCTTAAAGTGTCTGTATCCATTCTGAGTCATCAGGTTGCGTGATCTGTGTTTGATGTTGTTTACATTATCATTGAGGTAAAGACCATAGAACAGAAGGCTTCTGTACAGGAACTGCCATAACACTTGTAACAATAATGACCTAATTCATCTCTCTTTTTTCCCCTCTttttctgtctcactctctcgttctttctcccttccctctctacctccttccttaCAGAGGCTCCAGACAGCCCTGCACATCGCAGCAGAGCATGGAAGACAGGACATCGCTGAGATGATCCTCATAGCTGGGGTTAACCTCAAACTACTGGATAAGGTATTTGATTTAATCTCATTTTATAGGGTAATTTTTTTATCTTGTTCTTTATTTACCTTTAGAAGTGAAGTGATCCATTAAAACATGGCGGAGCAAACAAGAACGCCTGTATGTGGGCGTTGTAATGGATTGTTAATAACGCGTGGATAAAACCTCTTGAAATTTGTTATCTAATTTCCAATGTGTTTGGGCAACTCATTGAGGGTATCAATCACTGAAGATATGGTATCTAAATCATATCAATACAGATAACGTGTTTCACTGACGGTCACACTTGCAATAAAAATTCAATAATGTCAACTTTATTTTCCTTGATGGTATGAAAGCTTCCATTTATTTTCAAATCTCATCAGTCTGGCACAGCAGATGCTTCCTCCTGTGAGTAATAGTCCTGAGACTAACATCTCAGGGCTCTTTGTGTAGTATGGGACCAGCCAGTGTCTCACTGGTTTAATGAAATCATTTCCCATATTCCCGTTAGTGTGTTTAAAGGGCTCAAGCATTATTTAATTCCAGTCTGAAGACTATGCCAGGATCCTGTTCATCAGAGCACGCCGgagaaaaacattttgcaacagaaaacaacaAGTATTGCTTATTAGATAAGTTTAGGTAGTACCTCTCATTTCACTGTTTCCCCCCGAATTAGTGCTAATGAACTGGACCCAGGTGAATTAGTGCTAATGAACTGGACCCAGGTGAATTAGTGCTAATGAACTGGACCCAGGTGAATTAGTGCTAATGAACTGGACCCTGGAGGTGAATTAGTGCTAATGAACTGGACCCAGGTGAATTAGTGCTAATGAACTGGACCCAGGTGAATTAGTGCTAATGAACTGGACCCAGGTGAATTAGTGCTAATGAACTGGACCCAGGTGAATTAGTGCTAATGAACTGGACCCAGGTGAATTAGTGCTAATGAACTGGACCCAGGTGAATTAGTGCTAATGAACTGGACCCAGGTGAATTAGTGCTAATGAACTGGACCcaggtgatgtactgtatgtcataTTGAATCCAGTGTTGTGGCTGTGTGTTGGTACTCTCAGCAGGGGAAGACTTCTCTGGAGGTGGCAGCCAGAGGAAACCATGTCATCTTAGTGGACATGATCATCAAAGCAGACCGGTTTTACAAGTGGGAAAAGGTAGGTTCATATTTAAACGCAAATATAAAAACTCTTTCCATCATTGAACTGCAAGGTAGCGCCTGCAGCTCTACTTATTCATGTTGAGATCGACTACTTTAGGTCTTCGCAGCTGTACCAGATCATCACGATTCCGGAATGAGTGTTTTAGAATTTCAGAATCAAATATCAGTCTGCTTCGCAGCTCAACTGCAATGCAGTCAATCTCAAACACACACCCTTTCTTTGTGTACCAGGACAACGTGATCAGCGATGATGATTTGTGGCTGGGGAAGCAGCTGAGCTTTAAGCAGGACCACCAGGTGGAGACCCAGCACCTGCGCTCTGTCACGTGGAGGCTGGCCACCAAAGACCTGTCCCGCGGGGAGTGGAAGAGCCTCGCACAACACTGGGGCTTCACGGATGCCCACATACGCTCCATAGAGCAGCAGTGGACAGGTGAAGTGTTGGCTTGGTCTAGAAATAACCCCCAGTGCCTAGCTCGTTGTAATTTTCAGATCTGAAGCAATCACATAGAAAGCTAGATGGAAAAGTTGAATTTTCACTTAGACCTATCTGATTTTAAGGGCGCTTCCGCCATATTGCTTACATTCATATGATTCCTTCAGATCTGTAAACCCCAAAGAGCCTAAGGAATAAGGAGTTAGCAGCCTGGCCGGACAGGTAGCCTTTAGGTGAGAGAGGCTGACCAGTAGCCACAGGGTTGCTGGTTCAACCTAGAGGGTTAATTGACAGATCCCAGATACCATAtcctgccgttgtgcccttgagcaaggcactgaaGCCCAGAACTGTCCTTATTGTAGCCCACCTATTTTATATAAGTCTCTTATGACATTCACATATGTTAGGTACAAAGAGCTTCAAGGAGCATGGGCACCGTATGTTGCTGATCTGGCTGCATGGAGTAGTCATCGCAGGGGAGAACCCAATCAAAGGCCTGTATGAGGGACTGACGGGGATCTCCAGGACCGACCTAGCTGGTGAGTCAATGGAACGGGGGACGGGAGTCAACACCCATCAGGTATTCGAACCTGAGCACCAGGGCACAATGGGCGAATAgcatttttttaaaatcaaaaacAACAATGGATGTTCTTATCGGACTGTACTGTCCAATCATTGTCACTCATTTCATGCCTACTGAACACTGCCCAGCTTCCCTCTAGACCACACTGCTGTCTAGCCTGGGGGAGGTAGTTGTCCAAAAGCTTTATGAGCATATTATGTAGTGGTGTAAAaactaagtaaaaatacttaGTAGTTTAAGTAATACTTcaatcttttggtatttgtttcattagcccattgttgatatagtccaaAAATGCATTTTGCATCATAAGATGCTGATGTTTTGCATCATTTGTGTTTTGCATTTTGCATCATAAGATGCTGTGTTTTGCATCACAGCGGCTGTATTTCTGTACTTTGAAAGGTATCTGAACTTTACTTCATTATTTATATTGTTGACAACTTTGACTTATTCTAAACAGTCCTAAAGcaaatatgtactttttactcccatacattttccctgtcacccaaaagcacTGGTCACATTTCGAGTGCTCAGGTAGGACAGCAATATAATCCAATTCAATTACCAATATAACGGGTTTTCATCCCTACTGCCACTTTTCTGgcgaactcactaaacacaaattctGCATTTATAAATTGTCTTAgttttggagtgtgcccctggctctccgtaaatttaaaaaacaagaaaattgtatCGTCTGGTTTGCTTGTACTTTTCTCAAGAatgacaatttagtactttttccaccactgatattGTGGTTATTAATTACATAAGTACATTAAATGCTGGTTTGACCATCTTTTATCATCTCTACCAGTAATGGTCCATAGCCCGTAGGTCAACTTGAATGAACAAGGAGTTTTCTTTTTCAACAGAAAGCATCAGACAGAAGGCGAATGCAGACACAAGCTCTCCCAAGAAATGCACCGCCATGTGAACAAGTCCATCCTGAAACACACTGATATACTGCAGGAATTAATGCCCATTCCAGGGTTCAAAACTACAAATAGAGTCTGAATAAAGTTgacacactgaacaaaatataaatgcaacatgtaaagtgttggtcccaagtTTAATGACCTGAAATAAATTCTCAGAAAtggtccatatgcacaaaaagcttatttctctcaaattttgtgcacaaatttgtttacatccctgttagtgagcatttctcctttgccaagataatccatctgcctgacaggtgtggcatatcaagaagctgattaaacagcatgatcattacacaggtgtaccttgtgctgggaatGATAGAAGGCAACTCCAAAATGTACagatttgtcacacaacacaatgccacagatgctcatgttttgagggagcatgaaattggaatgctgactgcatgaatgtccaccagagctgttgccagagaatttaatgtccATAAGCCTCAAGTCATttgagagaatttggcagtacgtccaaccggcctaatccatagattaggacctaattcatttcaattgactgctgtccttatataaactgtaactcagtaaaatctttgaaattgttgcatgttgtgtttatatttttgttctgtatatattTAATACTTATGGAGGCACCCATGTAAATATATCTCATATGTTATGGTGCCCAGCAACCTGTAATTCGACCCCTGGATCAGTCAAGGATCCATGTATGTCTGTCATACAGAGAACTATAGCAGTCAGTGTTTTTCTCTTAGTTCAACTGAATTAAATGTTAAGAGTTTTTTGTGTGTGGGGTGGTGCACTGTAAATGTGAAAAATATTTGCTCTACTGGTGCAGGTGCAATGAAAATAAATGTTCTACTGAGCCATTATATTTCCATATTCTAGGCATGGCCTAACTATCTAGGCACCATGCATTTAAGACCACTTGTTGTTTAGCCTAAAAGGCAAAGAGGGCATAATAAATAAACATCACCATCTTTTTCATGCCttttaataaaacaaatattctACCATTTAATTTTTTCATACCTGAGAAGTAAAAAATGTTTTCTCTCTACATCTGCCATATTAATAGAATGCTTTTTCAATGTTTTACTAGTGAGACCACTTGTTTTATACTGCTTTCAGCTGTGTGGTGAAGTATTCCACATTGCTCTCTTCTGTACCGGACTGCAATGCCAACTCAGTCTACTAAATTACAACTGTTCAGGACTATGCAGCTCAATAACTAAAATAGGTGGTGGTTCTACCACATGGTAGATTTTTACCATAAAATGCCATACATATTGTGTAAAGATCCGTTTTTAACAAATGCTTAACTGTTTTCTATTTTCTTGTATTGATGGACAATGCACTGGGATGGACTGTTATTTAGTTGATCACTGTTTGGCTTGTACATTTAGGTCAATTAAACAATTGATGATCAACAACTGATGAGGTATGAATTTGTTCATTGACTTTCTATACAGAAACATTTTtttctttaaatatatatattttaagtgTATTTTGAAGATTTATTGACATATTAAAACAGATGAAATAGATGACAGGGATATAGTGGAGAGTGAGTGGTGGAACAGGGGTGGAACAGGGGATCAAACTGCTGCCTTCACTGTCATGTGATCCAGGGGGCAGCAGaactaccactagaccaggg
This window contains:
- the ankdd1a gene encoding ankyrin repeat and death domain-containing protein 1A isoform X1, which produces MEDDLVSEDDILLRSEKEFHDAAKRNDTDKMRELMKKGVDIKANNKKGRTALHWAAGAGNEQALRLLLDHNNEVDVEDSFGMNPLLLAAWFGRLKILQILVASGAKLNCENKNGLGLLHCAAQRGHSRVLEFIMEDLVEDVLLDRVDNLIPHSLFYCQSGKTAFHLAAEHGQLEVVEFLIGMGCTHGLKDKDENMAIHLAAKHGHNEVLQKLVETGVDIDERNIDGLTPLHLSSDGGHYECVKLLLEACCNVNALTNKNMNALHYVAQHGFERETSLLLEAGVNTDTVDGQHTSPLHIAVLHNHTEVVRLLIDAECDLDISDNRLQTALHIAAEHGRQDIAEMILIAGVNLKLLDKQGKTSLEVAARGNHVILVDMIIKADRFYKWEKDNVISDDDLWLGKQLSFKQDHQVETQHLRSVTWRLATKDLSRGEWKSLAQHWGFTDAHIRSIEQQWTGTKSFKEHGHRMLLIWLHGVVIAGENPIKGLYEGLTGISRTDLAESIRQKANADTSSPKKCTAM
- the ankdd1a gene encoding ankyrin repeat and death domain-containing protein 1A isoform X2 gives rise to the protein MEDDLVSEDDILLRSEKEFHDAAKRNDTDKMRELMKKGVDIKANNKKGRTALHWAAGAGNEQALRLLLDHNNEVDVEDSFGMNPLLLAAWFGRLKILQILVASGAKLNCENKNGLGLLHCAAQRGHSRVLEFIMEDLVEDVLLDRVDNSGKTAFHLAAEHGQLEVVEFLIGMGCTHGLKDKDENMAIHLAAKHGHNEVLQKLVETGVDIDERNIDGLTPLHLSSDGGHYECVKLLLEACCNVNALTNKNMNALHYVAQHGFERETSLLLEAGVNTDTVDGQHTSPLHIAVLHNHTEVVRLLIDAECDLDISDNRLQTALHIAAEHGRQDIAEMILIAGVNLKLLDKQGKTSLEVAARGNHVILVDMIIKADRFYKWEKDNVISDDDLWLGKQLSFKQDHQVETQHLRSVTWRLATKDLSRGEWKSLAQHWGFTDAHIRSIEQQWTGTKSFKEHGHRMLLIWLHGVVIAGENPIKGLYEGLTGISRTDLAESIRQKANADTSSPKKCTAM
- the ankdd1a gene encoding ankyrin repeat and death domain-containing protein 1A isoform X3, whose protein sequence is MRELMKKGVDIKANNKKGRTALHWAAGAGNEQALRLLLDHNNEVDVEDSFGMNPLLLAAWFGRLKILQILVASGAKLNCENKNGLGLLHCAAQRGHSRVLEFIMEDLVEDVLLDRVDNLIPHSLFYCQSGKTAFHLAAEHGQLEVVEFLIGMGCTHGLKDKDENMAIHLAAKHGHNEVLQKLVETGVDIDERNIDGLTPLHLSSDGGHYECVKLLLEACCNVNALTNKNMNALHYVAQHGFERETSLLLEAGVNTDTVDGQHTSPLHIAVLHNHTEVVRLLIDAECDLDISDNRLQTALHIAAEHGRQDIAEMILIAGVNLKLLDKQGKTSLEVAARGNHVILVDMIIKADRFYKWEKDNVISDDDLWLGKQLSFKQDHQVETQHLRSVTWRLATKDLSRGEWKSLAQHWGFTDAHIRSIEQQWTGTKSFKEHGHRMLLIWLHGVVIAGENPIKGLYEGLTGISRTDLAESIRQKANADTSSPKKCTAM